The Panicum hallii strain FIL2 chromosome 9, PHallii_v3.1, whole genome shotgun sequence genome has a window encoding:
- the LOC112877142 gene encoding uncharacterized protein LOC112877142 — protein MDLKDSLSRFKQQQERCQSSLASIALSSKPKHRAQPINAPSVPARPSQPIKFSNDTERLQHINSIRKSPVGAQMKLVIELLYKTRQAYTAEQINEATYVDIHGNKAVFDSLRNNPKVHYDGRRFSYKSKHDLKGKDQLLVLIRRFAEGLAVVEVKDAYPTVMEDLQALKAAGEVWLLSNMDSQEDIVYPNDPKAKIKVDDDLKQLFREIELPRDMVDVEKELQKNGIKPMTNTAKRRAAAQIDGVKPKPKPKKKQREITKRTKLTNAHLPELFENLNN, from the exons ATGGATCTCAAGGATAGCCTTTCCAGATTCAAGCAACAGCAGGAGAGGTGCCAGTCATCTTTGGCTAGCATTGCTTTGAGCTCGAAGCCAAAGCACAGGGCCCAACCCATAAATGCTCCATCTGTTCCAGCAAGGCCATCACAACCtattaaattttcaaatgaCACTGAAAGGCTTCAGCACATTAATTCAATTAGGAAATCCCCTGTTGGAGCACAGATGAAACTTGTCATCGAACTGCTCTACAAG ACAAGACAAGCTTATACTGCAGAGCAGATAAATGAAGCAACTTATGTTGATATTCATGGTAACAAGGCTGTCTTTGACAGCTTGAGGAACAACCCCAAAGTACACTATGATGGGAGACGTTTCTCGTACAAG TCCAAGCATGATCTTAAGGGAAAAGATCAACTACTTGTTTTGATAAGAAGGTTCGCAGAGGGTCTTGCTGTAGTGGAAGTCAAGGATGCATACCCAACTGTAATGGAAGATCTTCAG GCTCTGAAGGCAGCAGGTGAAGTTTGGCTGTTGTCAAACATGGACTCTCAGGAGGACATTGTGTACCCTAATGATCCTAAAGCCAAGATCAAGGTTGACGACGATCTGAAACAGCTCTTTCGGGAAATTGAGTTACCACGTGACATGGTGGATGTGGAAAAGGAGCTTCAGAAGAACGGCATCAAGCCCATGACAAACACTGCGAAACGACGAGCAGCTGCCCAGATTGATGGGGTGAAACCCAAGCCTAAGCCCAAGAAGAAGCAGCGTGAGATCACGAAACGGACCAAGCTCACAAATGCCCATCTGCCCGAGCTCTTCGAGAACCTCAACAATTAA